The genomic DNA gagtgttgTTCACAGATATTtccaggtaaaaaaaaaacttaaatttaacttaaatttaagtcaactaaACCAGAAACAAGTCATAAAAAGCGTTCAATTTTGACATGCTTATTGCTAACTTCCCTACTTAGTATCTgtttaagtcaaaaaagtcaaatttgactcgattttgattttattataatatcgcgttactgatgccataagggcgtatccCGAAAAAAGTACCCTTGAAAAGGCATAAGGgcctataaaaaattttttttcaggaatcAACGTAGTTATGCCTGAAACCGgcagaaatgcaaaaaaaaaatttggtacgcccttatggcaccCTGGGTACCTACCGGGTGCTATAAGGGCgtaccaaaaaatttcaaatttgaaaaaaattttttttcgtcatttctaCGCGTTTCAAGTTAAAGTACGTTGtttcccgaaaaaaaaattttttggtacgcccttatggctccCGGTGGGTACCCCAGGTGCCATTAGGgcgtaccaaaatttttttttgcatttctgcCCGTTTCAGGCATAACTACGTCGattctcgaaaaaaatttattggtacgcccttatggcattTGTAACGCAATATGTAATCAATGCAtttgtattttcaaaaattactttatgGCAATTGTTTGAGacaatatatattcaaaagttactgatcatttaaaaattgtaattttttgataaaaaattgccCGTACATTAATTATACCCTGgtcaaataatatatttacttaagTCGCTCTgcattatttacattaatacATCTGTGAACTCTGCAACTTCActatgtaattattacagccttaaaatgtgaaaattacaTACTTAGGTTTACAGAACACacaatgtaaaaataacattttttgttctgTAAATATTACATAAGTCAATTTACAAAGAAACTTCTTTAAACTTTACAGACTTTTCTGTAATTTCTACAGAActattttttccatgtaaGTCGTCTTATCTTACGgttacgaataattttttccgtgtggtaTGGAATTTAAACAATCACAGTATACTCACTGAATTTCTACTAATTCGCCAAATGAGCcagtttttaatttgtttatatctACGAACTCATCTTTTTTCTCATCATCAACATGAAGTAATAGCGGAGTTGCTATTTCTTCAGGTATTATGTGCCCTGAtgatccaaaaattttatttgtccaGTTAAAACCTTTATGTTCAGTAGATTTTTCAAGAAGATCCAACGGCCACGCTAATCTAAATGccgcattatttttttctccatgaACCCACTCGGCTCCTATGTCGACTATATATTCACCTTGAGTATACAATtaatagttataattaattgtctacaataaacaatattaatataataattaacaaaattgtataccgatttttgtagaaaaaattctCCCGCCAATTCGATGTTCCGCTTCAAAAATAGTGATATCAGAAAATCCATTTAGCAGAAGTCTTGAAGCTGCTGCAATACCAGATGCACCTGAaccaacaattattattcttgGAGAGTTTTCTGCAGAAGACGTCACACAGTCTatgagataaatataaaataaaagtgatattCTCATCGTTACACAGAAGCAATTGTCAGAATATGACGTTACGAACGCAGTTCGTTATCATTGAGACCTATTGCATAAGCAGATGAATATgatgtatataataattaactttattatatcaatgttaaagttcatataatttttcttaattaggTTATCAATCTAAATAGACttcataatatatacatatattagggtgtgtcattttaaggctatatattttattttaagtatatagaaaataaaaaatgccaCTGGGCTAAAGGGTTTAAGTCCAATAGCGGCTtagctcatcaaaaaattcgatttcccatttaaataacacgggaaatttttttttaactttgagtgtttttaactcgtgaacaaatcaatagatcgaattgactaatacgcattcttgtaggaaattgaacgctctacaaaaaaggtctcttatcatttttcgatcaatccatctgttctaaagttatcagagctcgaagtcaagttatactaaatttcgagatctttttacttttccggcaaaactatcagacttatcataaaatgttgtgaagtcttttttgtagacaattttattttataataattatctctgataaaatttttcgaaattccgcaatgttttctagttatttccattttaatgtcgagctcttTAAATCGATCAGATcactacttttttaagagcttgaaataaaaatgaagttaactagaaaacaatgcggaatttgaaaaaactttattgataataatttgtagagaataaaattgtcaacaaaaaagacccttcaaaattttatgataagtctgatagttttgcggaaaaagtaaaaagatctcgaaatttacaataacttgacttcgagcttcaataacttttgaacagatggattgatcgaaaaatgataagagaccttttttgtagagcgttcaatttcctacaaaaatttgtattagtcaattcgatctattgattttttcacgagttaaaaatactcaaagttaaaaaaaaaatttcccgtgttatttaaatgggaaatcgaattttttgatgagctaAGCCGCTATTGGACTTACACCCTTTAGCCCAGcggcattttttattttctatatactaccagattttctggtatagcagtaaaaaaaaaaatatagccttaaaatgacacaccctaatatctatatatttgcATACTTATATTTTACTCATTTTTCGAGGACAGTAATGTGTctttttaaaagacatcttaaagttgtctctaTGCTTCTTAGAAATTAATATCGTACTGTATAGATTATAATTTGGCGCGAATCGCCGTTAAAATTTCCAACGCAACGGTCGGTTCAAAATCCTCAAGATTCAAATTAAAGTCATCATAGAGACTACGATCTAAGATGCCACGTTTAAATACTTTGGTCCATTGAACGgagatgaataatttaatttattgtcctGACGAAATCAAACAATTcaacgttcaaaaaaaataaacgcgcATGCGCCAGTAAAAGGATCAAAGGCCTTGAGTAGGGAAAAGTAAAATGGCGTCTACAGAATTAGACCGAGCACCATGTTAGCGTGTCATCGTTTATTGCTGAAAGTAGTGTCCAGTCTAATCGAAACTCTCATGCTGTCAAAATGTACCGATTAtggttaaacttttttttactgtcattAGTTTCTTGTGTAACGTCACAAAATAATTTCCCTTTGTCGTTCCGTAATGCCAAAGTTCGTACCATAtgtttatgtatatttttatatatttaaataccattgttattatttaaatatgtatcATATGTTATGTTATTGAtaagtaatatttttgtttatttttttcagcatGAACACGtggcaaaaaatttatcgaatacTCAAATTCAAAGTCTCGCTTCATTGTCAAATGTATCGCATGTAGAGgagattttaaatgaaatttgtatTGTCAGAGTCGTTGGTAGTTTAAATCATGCtaaagttaaaaatgtatgtaaaatATTGATGACACTCTAGTtaactgacgtctaataattttttgatttttagaaacgatcaattgtaaaaaaaaatattttaaaaaattgcacctgtagcttttttaattttctacatgtgcatatttttatttttattttttttttataattgactTGTTGAAtcaaattcgaaaattgttaattgattAGTAATTTCaagatcataaattattttaacaaactAGTATTTATTGAtaccataattttatttatttatttactttttagtatataaaaaaaacgatgAAAAATCTTGGCTGGAGTATAGAGAGAGACGAATTTTATGATGTGACCCCAACATtcggaaaattaaaatttgaaaatataatagcAACATTAAATCCGAATGCTAAGAGATATTTAAGCTTAGCTTGTCATTATGACTCGAAATATACCAGAGAAGGTAACTTTGTTGGAGCTACAGACAGTGCAGTACCTTGTGCTCAATTAATAAACTTGGCTACTGTTATGAAAAGTCAATTGGAACCACTCAAAAATGttggtattatttttaaatcaatttttatataaatttaattaaagtactTCGACCTTTAATAATCGGATGAGAAATACTTCTCATGATACAGCATCAAAACTTCAAGTTTCAGTACCTCTACAGCTAGTTGAAAAAAGCCAATGCCGCGAATGAATATTTACGTAAATGATTGTTctgtgattaagttttataaaaattagtgtgaataatttatttatttatttatttaacgccAATTGGCTATACACTAATGAAATATAATATGATAAATAGGGCTCTAGGGCAAAATAACTCAGACAAAACGACTCGAACAATGACAACTCTGGACAAAACAACTCCAGTCAAAACGACTCGGTACAAAAACAACTCCGGTCAAAACAACTTTATACAAAAACAActcctatataattataaaagctCAAAAGAAAATTACTCTACATAAAGataatattattgattattcgtATTGCAAAAGTAGCTTCTTGGTACTGGCTGAGAATGAGGCAATTGTATTGCCAAAAAAGTCGATGTCCGAACAATTTCGATTGACTAGTCTTGCTATTCTATTAAGTGAACCATGAACTacgtaatttttattcgatTTGACAGTGTAGAGTAGTCGAGATATTCTGAGACCAGGTATAGGGCTAACAAACCCAAACATTTCAAGTGTTTTCGGTGAGTCTATTAGACTGTTGATAACTTTGTATACAAATGTCAAATCCGCGACTTCCCTTCGGCTTTGCAGGCtgcttattttaaatttgtataataaatagtattcataatttctgattatttacaaattgcaaatgataatttacgcttacgctaatagtttattatactattggtcttaaattaacttatttctGGCTGTTGACACTGAACCTTTGAGTTCCAATGCAGATAATCCTGAAAAATATAGTGGGTAACTCAGGATCaagatttcagactgcgggtgatgtcagccaacttcaccctggtTTGAAATTGTTGTTTTTCATCCCTTgccacaatatactatttataaatttcactgagaatattttataaattcctttagaaaatacaaaatttctgatcaatttttataaaaaaaacttataatttatcggAATATTTGTACTGGGAATATTAATTCTTTatcagttttttctttttttttttcatatactACTActtcttataatatttttatgatttttatttttaaatccttttgaatttctatataaatacaacataaaatttctttaaaaaattataagaaatattaaacATCCATTTATTAGTCGGCTTactcgattttatttttcctcacAGCGTAATTTTGCAATAAGTCTTAATTCGTCGATTAGATTCCAAGAATATTAGTTCAGAAGTTTATCtatgtgtaaatatatatagaatacaACGCGTCTTGTCATCACGATAGTACTCACAATTTTTATtgggtttaaataaaatcttgagTTTTTTCTTTGAGCGATTAATTTGATCGTTCGAAAATGAACTAAATCagctcaatatttttaaaatagagGTCTATTATGGTCACAACTTTTTAACGAACTGACTAAATTAGATTCTGTTAAACTTACATTGAAACCTGAAGTTCAAAATTACTTTCAAGAAATCTACTCTTGTTACGGCTGTCagatgacattttttttatatttatttctaattactacatagttcaataaataaatatcatttttttcttaatttataggCTGATTTAAGTTTAATGTTCATATTCTTCGATGGAGAAGAAGCATTTGATACATGGGGACCCAAAGATTCAATTTACGGTGCTAGACATTTAGCTGATAAATGGCACTCTGTTAAACAAACTTATGGAGAAGAAAATGATATCAGTAATTTAGATAAAATGGTAAGAATTTATTCATATGCATTTTGTCTTCcgtaacttttaaattgctaaCGGTCTTTCagtttaacttttttcatgGCTCGGTTTCAAGTTATTCGATCGTAAAAAGAACCGTTTAATTGCACACATGTTCagct from Microplitis mediator isolate UGA2020A chromosome 7, iyMicMedi2.1, whole genome shotgun sequence includes the following:
- the LOC130672253 gene encoding glutaminyl-peptide cyclotransferase-like, producing MYRLWLNFFLLSLVSCVTSQNNFPLSFRNAKHEHVAKNLSNTQIQSLASLSNVSHVEEILNEICIVRVVGSLNHAKVKNYIKKTMKNLGWSIERDEFYDVTPTFGKLKFENIIATLNPNAKRYLSLACHYDSKYTREGNFVGATDSAVPCAQLINLATVMKSQLEPLKNADLSLMFIFFDGEEAFDTWGPKDSIYGARHLADKWHSVKQTYGEENDISNLDKMDVLVLLDLLGAPNPNFYNFFDNTARWYSQLILAENRLHELSLLKNYDGHIPSRKYFQPQSVSSYIEDDHIPFLKKNVPILHLIPHPFPDVWHKPSDNLKNIDLTTTENLNKIIRVFVATYFGLSV